A part of Rattus rattus isolate New Zealand chromosome 4, Rrattus_CSIRO_v1, whole genome shotgun sequence genomic DNA contains:
- the Tnp1 gene encoding spermatid nuclear transition protein 1 isoform X1 — MSTSRKLKTHGMRRGKNRAPHKGVKRGGSKRKYRKSSLKSRKRGDDASRNYRSHL, encoded by the exons ATGTCGACCAGCCGCAAACTAAAGACTCATGGCATGAGGAGAGGCAAGAACCGAGCTCCTCACAAGGGCGTcaagagaggaggaagcaagagAAAATACCGGAAGAGCAGCCTGAAGAGTAGGAAACGGGGCGATGATG CAAGTCGCAATTACCGATCCCACTTGTAA
- the Tnp1 gene encoding spermatid nuclear transition protein 1 isoform X2, producing the protein MSTSRKLKTHGMRRGKNRAPHKGVKRGGSKRKYRKSSLKSRKRGDDGNRNYRSHL; encoded by the exons ATGTCGACCAGCCGCAAACTAAAGACTCATGGCATGAGGAGAGGCAAGAACCGAGCTCCTCACAAGGGCGTcaagagaggaggaagcaagagAAAATACCGGAAGAGCAGCCTGAAGAGTAGGAAACGGGGCGATGATGGTAA TCGCAATTACCGATCCCACTTGTAA